The Hemiscyllium ocellatum isolate sHemOce1 chromosome 22, sHemOce1.pat.X.cur, whole genome shotgun sequence genome includes a region encoding these proteins:
- the LOC132826239 gene encoding zinc finger protein 518A has protein sequence MQSDQKNFVQTNEANAFAGAVSKRYYRKKLASSMKKDKGAAQKRARVPSMPSVTLNKNVNNQACQELKFKLKNVKVVLSRLDVQKSISPYLVANDSKISLTRCQTARKSMRTGGRTWVDHRNISFKDSSLPHSLDDVPKTSQGVAKDVLVKVLRFSCEKCKDSAEYNPKQLLKHYQELHAADLPVFPCELCSFTANDFQTLSQHRLKHRTPLLKCEVCNDGKMYTLQELRKHLNWKHGVNGNFRCEKCRFSTKDQGTFIQHIHRHDVIQYKCGKCEHVSYTKGEFQRHLVVHTGAFPFCCQYCKYGATRKDYIIKHINAVHKGLTESSSSKPEMDSGQKGKLKSSAGLKLVLKRYKNGVSRKVQWRKKRQILHLSTPKDNTKRSDDAPKKFSHPVQRSPVVDVSLNEKVVSPKDINIEKDDILRPKSTASTPQKSADANSSKQTAIKIVPFRPPVLILKNKLSVPPNYSAQFMGFKVVNGKQHLVLKLIPTCKQNVSASDSQNKAGNDGSLCLPQNTGNSDVKLPCTQTSNAEFIKLSNILTNQAPALMVTDNSTASKIQTSVPQLSHKLSVTNDKLAQVKAIEPSIIGMSSSLTGKLLLPTSSLNLIESTINKGRSDNQIKQNKTPTPENSSISDSSSSLTFVSSTVSQISSKGLQCLMEQASSGKVMSQSDSDASLQTIKGCHLPFIHNYAKVKISTSNESCGLMMQGDSSKPVTISQPSVVLPQSTFKDESSSGQPPKMEAHGIHMSSLQQLQCIVTSQASTNPKYDPFNGKVSTASTSSSSKPPSTSTSSQLLLGCQNPGMNEYNSPMILQMLEPSEIIEESDIDRKPVASKNISHSSTVPTSSPTSSSNSFSASSPLGAETLNPRCDDLSSNPVVDCNINSCCAVLSTVVSDQSICSNNVEESNQVNYEKCLYNLNVHSTEVPILEKYESETLKVSEMEFKNVHEMQSGQNCMSVQGQHKLKCASNWSSTTDQISSLEGNTRFKNIEVDETISSNSSGSQGEILDSCRSESEKSTRVSKPDIEMMDCTINDNQDHSVTAEGFLEEQVSDRSVSPVMPRITSVFSLQTGDGMSCLAPEENQLLLDALKATSVFENFCSGSQCPQSSTPSFPEKQTSTFSATKKMDLHNYSIKQNCWATQLDSLNDSCVLGIDKSLGEKRTQQTLSPSVSSNSTLPNVAKLNTLLKTHSAEIINQQLLKDAIRTSANGSSNSSIAPVTLLGPLRLAGIAKSVVIQPSQKGSAVPLHLTKQPRLQVVSGGSVSQSRVVTGNSASLPDKGSGLVLTFGNGALGAVASIVCGGNPQTLDRTNASTQGHTPVSDKIMQNTCSLTSDSRVDCMKTTPVNSLSFKDPLPKDPVSTVFDHHSYAKLAFDANSSYTAEKGTLNINDQDKKKFIEPLENITAVSSNSPSIPLRHLTVLSCENTHSTNIENVSDQQTVVLQCIAKKPTETKNEDAMTNSSSMPEENGPFPKKIFLKFIKSPSGESGMKNNQFLTNSMAFHSDAAGDLTKSLQQPSQTVVFAGGSPCILLPVNKPVLSTPANDSILPQLSAQASFKLPIPPAPRSSSIRSAEKRNASKVSSVSSQRSATKPICRWDDEKSDELWQPRKSCNEKLVFRYSKRLKKKLENSANPLKTVSSSFDELKETEQEQKNPPQFKNIASKRSVVKTLRLVPFDHGQLIRCPRRNQPVIVLNHPDVDAPEVVNVMKTIKKCKGNVLKVVLSKRTISALLDACSSMQVAEKGFLLNQGKKIKPVSPVKERYVLKLKLKKTSKNNYQIVKNISNKAIEARFSCWFCGRIFDNQEDWVGHGQRHLMETTRDWNSLTCW, from the coding sequence atGCAATCTGACCAGAAAAACTTTGTACAAACTAATGAAGCAAATGCTTTTGCAGGTGCAGTTAGCAAGAGATACTATAGAAAGAAACTAGCTTCGTCAATGAAAAAGGACAAAGGAGCCGCACAAAAGCGTGCACGTGTTCCATCTATGCCTTCAGTGACTCTGAATAAGAATGTGAATAACCAGGCTTGTCAAGAGTTGAAATTTAAGCTTAAAAATGTAAAAGTTGTTCTTTCAAGATTAGATGTGCAGAAAAGCATCTCTCCATACTTGGTTGCAAATGACAGTAAAATTTCACTAACTAGATGTCAAACTGCAAGAAAATCCATGAGGACGGGTGGCCGAACTTGGGTGGACCATCGGAATATTTCATTCAAGGATAGTTCTTTGCCGCATTCGCTGGATGATGTACCTAAAACTTCACAGGGGGTGGCAAAAGATGTACTAGTAAAGGTTCTACGTTTTAGCTGTGAAAAATGCAAAGATAGTGCTGAATACAACCCAAAACAGTTACTGAAACATTATCAGGAGTTGCATGCTGCAGATTTGCCTGTATTTCCCTGTGAGTTATGTAGTTTTACTGCTAATGATTTTCAGACACTGAGCCAACACCGATTGAAACATCGCACTCCTCTTCTTAAGTGTGAAGTTTGCAATGATGGTAAAATGTATACTCTACAAGAGCTGAGAAAGCATCTAAATTGGAAACATGGTGTAAATGGTAATTTTCGCTGTGAAAAATGTCGGTTTTCTACAAAGGATCAAGGCACATTTATTCAGCACATTCACAGACATGATGTGATTCAGTACAAATGTGGTAAATGTGAGCATGTAAGTTATACAAAAGGTGAGTTTCAGAGACATCTTGTTgtacacacaggagcttttccctTTTGCTGTCAATACTGCAAATATGGTGCAACACGTAAAGATTACATCATAAAACACATTAATGCTGTCCACAAGGGCCTGACAGAAAGTAGCAGTTCAAAACCAGAAATGGATTCAGGTCAGAAAGGCAAATTGAAGAGTTCAGCGGGTCTGAAACTTGTTCTGaaaaggtataaaaatggggtGTCTCGGAAAGTACAGTGGAGAAAGAAAAGGCAAATACTGCATTTGTCAACTCCAAAGGATAACACTAAGAGATCTGATGATGCACCAAAAAAGTTCAGCCATCCAGTACAACGGTCTCCAGTTGTCGATGTGAGTTTAAATGAAAAAGTAGTTAGTCCCAAAGATATCAACATTGAGAAAGATGATATTCTGCGACCAAAGTCAACAGCTTCTACTCCACAGAAGTCAGCAGATGCAAATAGCTCTAAACAAACGGCTATAAAGATCGTTCCATTTCGGCCCCCTGTCCTAATACTAAAAAATAAGTTATCAGTGCCACCTAACTATAGTGCTCAATTTATGGGCTTCAAAGTTGTAAATGGCAAACAGCATTTGGTATTGAAGCTAATACCTACATGTAAACAAAATGTAAGTGCTTCAGATTCTCAAAATAAAGCTGGTAATGATGGCTCTTTATGTTTGCCTCAGAACACAGGAAATTCAGATGTTAAATTACCCTGTACGCAAACATCGAATGCAGAATTCATTAAATTGTCAAATATTTTGACAAATCAGGCTCCTGCATTAATGGTAACAGACAATTCTACGGCGTCAAAGATACAAACATCAGTTCCACAGCTATCTCACAAACTTTCTGTAACAAATGACAAGCTTGCTCAAGTTAAGGCAATAGAGCCATCAATTATAGGCATGAGTTCATCTCTCACAGGTAAATTATTATTGCCAACATCATCTTTGAATCTAATTGAGTCCACAATAAACAAAGGTAGATCAGATAACCAAATTAAACAAAACAAGACTCCAACTCCAGAAAACTCTTCCATTTCAGATAGTTCTTCATCTCTGACGTTTGTATCTTCAACCGTTAGTCAAATTTCTTCAAAGGGATTGCAATGCTTAATGGAGCAGGCATCCAGTGGAAAAGTTATGTCTCAGTCAGACAGTGATGCTTCATTACAAACCATAAAAGGTTGCCATTTACCTTTTATTCACAATTATGCTAAGGTGAAGATTTCTACATCAAATGAATCTTGTGGCTTGATGATGCAGGGTGATAGTTCAAAGCCAGTGACAATCTCACAACCATCAGTAGTTCTTCCTCAAAGTACCTTTAAAGATGAATCAAGCTCTGGGCAGCCACCCAAAATGGAAGCTCATGGAATTCATATGTCAAGCCTTCAGCAACTGCAATGTATTGTAACATCTCAAGCCTCTACAAATCCAAAATATGATCCATTCAATGGAAAAGTTTCAACAGCTAGCACATCCAGTTCCAGCAAACCACCATCAACAAGCACTTCATCCCAGTTGCTGCTTGGCTGTCAAAATCCAGGTATGAATGAATATAATTCACCTATGATTCTGCAAATGTTGGAACCttctgaaattattgaagaatCTGATATAGACAGAAAACCAGTGGCATCAAAAAATATCTCTCACTCATCTACAGTACCTACAAGTTCTCCAACATCAAGTTCTAATTCCTTTTCAGCTTCAAGTCCACTTGGAGCTGAAACCCTAAATCCAAGGTGTGATGATCTCTCTAGTAATCCTGTTGTTGACTGCAACATTAATTCTTGCTGTGCGGTATTAAGCACAGTTGTTTCAGATCAAAGTATCTGTTCTAACAATGTTGAGGAATCTAACCAAGTCAATTATGAGAAATGTTTGTATAATTTAAATGTACATTCTACAGAAGTACCAATATTGGAAAAATATGAGTCTGAAACCTTAAAGGTTAGTGAAATGGAATTCAAAAATGTCCATGAAATGCAAAGTGGCCAAAATTGTATGTCAGTGCAGGGACAACATAAGCTTAAGTGTGCAAGTAATTGGTCCTCTACAACAGATCAGATATCTAGCTTGGAGGGAAATACTAGATTTAAAAATATCGAAGTGGATGAAACAATTTCTAGCAATAGCTCAGGTTCACAAGGAGAGATCCTGGATTCTTGTAGATCTGAATCAGAAAAATCAACTCGTGTGAGTAAACCAGACATAGAGATGATGGACTGTACTATCAATGATAACCAAGATCACAGTGTTACTGCAGAAGGCTTCTTGGAAGAGCAAGTTAGTGATCGTAGTGTTTCCCCAGTAATGCCTAGAATTACATCTGTGTTCTCGTTACAGACTGGGGATGGAATGAGTTGCTTGGCACCTGAAGAAAATCAGTTACTACTTGATGCATTGAAGGCCACCTCTGTATTTGAGAATTTTTGTAGTGGATCACAGTGTCCCCAAAGTAGTACTCCTAGTTTTCCAGAAAAACAGACCAGTACATTTTctgcaacaaaaaaaatggatttacataATTATTCTATTAAGCAGAACTGTTGGGCTACGCAGTTGGACTCTCTAAATGACAGTTGTGTTTTAGGTATTGACAAATCTCTTGGTGAGAAAAGAACACAGCAGACCCTCTCTCCGTCTGTATCAAGTAATTCCACACTACCAAATGTTGCAAAATTGAACACACTGTTAAAGACTCATTCTGCTGAAATAATTAACCAGCAGTTGTTAAAGGATGCAATTCGTACTTCTGCTAATGGGAGCAGTAACTCTTCTATCGCACCTGTCACACTTCTAGGTCCTTTGCGCCTTGCTGGTATTGCTAAATCAGTTGTGATCCAACCATCACAGAAGGGTTCTGCAGTGCCCTTGCATTTGACAAAACAACCTAGATTGCAAGTAGTCTCTGGGGGATCAGTTTCACAGTCAAGAGTTGTGACGGGAAACTCTGCCTCCCTGCCAGATAAGGGGTCAGGTTTAGTACTTACTTTTGGAAATGGAGCTCTTGGTGCAGTTGCTAGTATTGTTTGTGGTGGCAATCCTCAGACATTGGATCGTACAAATGCCAGTACACAAGGACACACGCCAGTATCTGACAAAATCATGCAAAATACATGTTCATTAACCAGTGATTCCAGAGTAGATTGCATGAAGACTACACCAGTAAACAGTTTGTCTTTCAAAGATCCTTTGCCTAAAGATCCAGTTTCTACTGTGTTTGACCATCATTCTTATGCAAAGCTGGCTTTTGATGCTAATAGCAGTTATACAGCTGAGAAAGGCACATTAAACATAAATGATCAGGATAAAAAAAAATTTATTGAACCACTTGAAAATATTACCGCTGTATCAAGTAattctccctcaattccattaAGGCATCTGACTGTTTTGAGTTGTGAGAACACACACAGTACAAATATTGAAAATGTATCAGACCAACAAACTGTTGTGCTTCAGTGTATTGCAAAGAAACCTACTGAAACTAAAAATGAAGATGCTATGACAAATTCTAGTTCCATGCCTGAAGAAAATGGACCATTTCCGAAGAAGATTTTCTTGAAATTTATTAAAAGTCCTAGTGGGGAGTCAGGAATGAAAAACAATCAATTTCTGACAAATTCCATGGCATTTCACAGTGATGCTGCAGGTGACTTGACGAAGTCTTTACAGCAACCAAGTCAGACTGTGGTGTTTGCTGGTGGCTCTCCATGTATCCTGCTACCAGTGAATAAACCTGTGCTCTCAACTCCTGCAAATGACAGCATCCTTCCCCAGCTCAGTGCTCAAGCTTCCTTTAAACTTCCTATTCCTCCAGCTCCCAGAAGTTCATCCATTCGATCCGCTGAGAAAAGAAATGCTAGTAAAGTCTCTTCAGTTTCATCTCAGAGATCTGCAACAAAACCAATCTGCAGATGGGATGATGAGAAATCTGATGAACTGTGGCAGCCACGGAAATCATGTAATGAAAAGCTTGTTTTCAGATACAGCAAGCGactaaaaaaaaagttggaaaatTCTGCAAATCCATTAAAAACCGTATCCAGTAGCTTTGATGAACTTAAAGAAACCGAGCAAGAACAAAAAAATCCTCCTCAATTTAAGAATATTGCATCCAAGCGTAGCGTTGTGAAGACCCTAAGACTTGTACCTTTTGATCACGGGCAACTTATTAGATGTCCGAGAAGAAACCAACCTGTGATAGTGCTTAACCATCCTGATGTTGATGCCCCTGAAGTGGTTAATGTAATGAAAACCATTAAAAAGTGTAAAGGAAATGTTCTCAAAGTAGTTTTATCAAAAAGAACAATTAGTGCTTTGTTGGATGCTTGTAGCAGCATGCAAGTAGCTGAGAAAGGATTCCTCCTCAATCAGGGCAAAAAGATAAAACCGGTAAGCCCTGTCAAGGAAAGATATGTGCTGAAGTTAAAATTGAAAAAGACAAGCAAGAACAATTATCAGATTGTAAAAAACATTTCGAATAAAGCTATTGAAGCTAGATTCAGCTGTTGGTTTTGTGGTCGAATATTTGATAACCAGGAGGATTGGGTGGGTCATGGTCAACGTCATTTAATGGAAACTACGAGAGATTGGAATAGCTTGACTTGTTGGTAA